ACTCTCCAGCTATATGCTGTGCATCAGCAGCGCTTCCTCCATTACCAGCTATTAAGGTTTTATTGCCATTTCTATAAGCTTGAGTTATCTTTAATGCAATTTCTTTAATTAATCCTATAAGTGCATCATCTTGCAAAATAATATTTTTAACAGAAATAGAATCAATAAATTGTTGTTTAATATAAACACTTAAATTGTCCATGACTTCACACCTTCTTTCACAAAATTAAATTCAGCCACATACCCCCCCCCTCCCTCGGTATTTAACTTTTTCACAAGATTATATTTTCTAATAGGATCTACCATAAAAAACATAAATCCACCAGCTCCAGCACCACTAATCTTTCCACTGTAAGCACCGCTATCCATAGCTAGTCTATAAATTCTATCTACTTCATCATTGCTCACAATCTCAGAAATTACCTTTTTTGACTCCCATGACTTACCAAGTATCCTAGCAATATTTTTAAAATCACCCTTTAGTAATGCCTCTTTCATATCGCTTGCGTCTTGCTTAATTTGATGCATAGCTTCTAAAGATTTGCCTCCTTGCAACTTCCCTTTCTTATGAGATTCTATATCTTTTGCCTCTCTAGTAATATTTGTAAAATACAACACAACTTGAGACTCTAACTCGCTAACAATCCAATTTTTAACCCTAAGAGGATTTACAATCACGCGCTTATCACCATAAAACTCCATAAAATTAAATCCACCAAAAGTTGCAGCATACTGATCCTGTGCACCGCCAACTATTCCCATTTCTTCTCTTTCTATTTCAAAAGCAAGTTTGGCGACATCATACTCCCCAAGTGGCAAATGTAACCATTCTACAAAAGCAGCAATGATAGCAACAACTAATGTGGAACTTCCCCCCAAACCACTTCCACTAGGAGCATCAGAATAAGTGTGTAAAGAAAAACTAAGAGGTTTCTTAATAAAATCTCTCACTAAACGATTATAAATACATTTATACAAATCAAGCATTCCATCAAGCGCTAAAGACTCTGCACTTTCATACTCCACAAGACAATTTGTATCAGGAGAATCAAAAACAATCTTGCCATCATCTCTTTCTTTAATAGTACAACGAATATACATGGAAATTGTTGCATTTAAAACATACCCGCCATATTTTTCACAATACAAATCAATATCTGTTCCACCACCTGCCAAACCTAATCTCAATGGAGCTTGCGAACGCACTATCTTCATTGTTTTACCTATTCAATGGAATTCTACCCCTAGAGATTTCATCTCTCCAATGGTTTAGCAAATCTTCAAACATTTTTCTAGCTGGAATCTCTGGCTTCCAATTAATAAAACTTTTGATTTTTGTATTATCAAACATTTGATAATCAGCATCAATGGGTCTCATTCTCTCTTCATCCTGCTTGATTTCTATATCTTTTCTTGTTGAAAATCCTAAAAGTATTTCTATCACCTCAGGTAGCTTAAAAGCCTCTTCTCCAGCAATATTAAATGCTTCACCACAAGGCACATTCCCTTTCTCGCTTTCAAGAGATAGCAAATAATATGCCCTAATAGCATCACGACAATCCTGAAAAGTCCTAACACTTGATAAATTTCCAACCTTAATCACAGGCTCTTGGAATCCCGCTTCAATCAACGCGATTTGTTTAGCAACAGTACTTTCAAAAAAGACATCACTGCGTCTTGGTCCACTATGCGTCCCCATTCTTGTAACAAAGGTTCGGATTCCATAAGCCTCACCATAAAATCTTCCTAGATAATCTGTTCCAATTTTGCTGATGCTATATGGACTTGCCCCATGAAATGTTGTCTCTTCATTTAGTTTCACACCAACTTTTGCGCGCCCATAAACCTCACTAGATGAACAAATATGCACCACAGGATCATAACTATCTTTATCTCTAAGATTTCTAATATTTTCTAAAATATTTGCCGTACCTATAATATTTGTTTGCAATGTCTCTATGGGAATATCAAAAGAAGTTTTTGGATAAGATTGTGCTGCAAGATGAAAGACAACATCTGGCTTCTTGCTCTCAAAAAGTTTTTGGATACTAGAATAATCATTTAAATCTGCATAAAATACACTAATTCTATCTTTTTTATTTATCCTATCACTTAAATGATAAATATTATCCATAGGCTCTTGCCAACGCATCATTCCAATAACTTCATAATTTGTATGCTCAAGCAAATAGTCTGCCATCTGCGACCCAACTTGCCCTGTAAAACCTGTAATTAATGCTGTTTTCATTGTAGTCCTTTATTGTTTAGTATTATATCATAACAACATTAAATCATTAGCTACTTAATTATATATTTACATTTATTCCCAACAAAACTTAATAGGAATTTCAGGATTAGAAGGATGCACTGGAAAATCAAATCCTTCCACAATACCTTCTTTTCTGTATCCATATTGCATCAAATTTTTAGAAATATCTTTTCTCAAATAGGAAACCTCCAAGGTAACACTAAAAAATAAATTCCTACAATAAAAGATCTTTCCGTGATTGTTAAAATGAAAATGTATTGGTTGATAATATTGATTTATTCTCTCCAAAATCTCAAATCTTCTCTTTGCTTCAAGCGTTTCTTCTGGATTACATCCGTGAAATTCAAAAATAACTTGTTCAAAATATCGATTAATTAATTCCATATCTATTCTTTCAAAAATATCCCATTCGGCATTTTCAATATCAATTTGCAAAATATTTGGCAGAGCGGAATTTAACTCATTGCTCTCAATGATTGCTTCTAAAGTCGTCATATTATCACTATTTTGCAATCCTACAAACTTCTTATAAAAACAAATATTTGGATGATCGTATGGTCCTTTATCTATGCTAGAATCGTATTCTAAAACCTTATACCCCCTTTGCGCCATTTCTAAATCCCAAGGAGAATAATCAGAAACGCCAAGAGAAATCGCTTTAGGAGATAATGCCCCCCCCCCCCGATACCAATAAATCATTATACATAACATACCCGCCATCACCGTTACCGCCAATCCTAACAAGCTTATCATTTGGAATATTTAATGGCTTTAATATTTCTAAATATTTACAAATATTATTAAAGCATTCAGGGTTGTTATTAATTCTAATATAATTCCTGTCCCTATTTTGCAATAACAGCAAAAGAATCTCTTTATCTTTTTTGTTAATATCTAAATTTGCAATTATATTTGACATTAACAAGCAATAACTAATCTGTGTGTTCAAATCCATCTTGTCTCCCTATAAATATTTTTCTTTAATTTTTTTAGCCAAATCTATAGATCTCTTGATGCATATATCCATATTATAATATTCCCACTCACCAAAACGCCCGTGAGAAATAATGCCCAAGGAATCCAAATATTTTATTGCCTTTTCTTTAGAGTCTTTGTAATTCAAATCAAACAAAACATAAGCATGATCGGTAATATTATGTCCGACAATTCTTTTTAAGAATGGAAGTTTTTTACCTTCTTTTTCAAAATAATCTACACTGCGCACACCAATAGACTCAGTAACACAATAATTCTTCTTAGGAGTCACCACAAATCCAGTATTTGACAACCGATGAATACCAATCTCCGGAATTGGGATATATGCCCAAGTTACATCCAAACTACCGTCTGTCTCCCAAAGCGCATTTGAAACTTTATTATACTTTAATTTCTTAAAATATTCTTTTGCATCATTTGCAACATCGCCCAAAAGCCCAACAAACAAATCCAATGGAGTAGTATTAATAATCACATCATACTCTCTCTCTCCATTTATAACCCACTTTTTTGCATTTTTCTCTATGCTTTTTATAGGATAATTTAAAATGATATTTACTCCATTCCCAATTGCTTCTATAAAGGTATTTTGATTGTTAGTCTTTGGGTAGTAAAAATGCTGGTGTGCCATGCCATCATTCACATTTCCAAATAGCGACTCAAAAAATCTTACTTTATCTGGCACAGGAAGCTTCATCTGTTTATCATCTATAGTCCAAACGCTATCCATATTTTTGGGCTCAATACCCCAAATTTTAGTATTATAAGGTATAAAATACTCTCTTGCTAAAGTTGGTCCAAAATGATTTATGAACCATTCTTCTAGATTTTTTCCTTTTTCATAAGATGCATTAAGCATTTCATAAGTAATATCAAATGCTAACTTTGAATCAATATCATTAATCTGTTTTACAGAAAATTCTATCGGATACGAAATCCATTTACCCCTAAAATAAATCCTTGTTTCTCTTTTTATGCCATTCCACTCTGTTTTGGACAAAACCTTATTAAAAACAAACTCTTTTACATCTTCATATTTAGAATCAAAGCAATGTCCTCCATTTACATGGTATGTCATCCCATCAACATCTTTGGTTCTAGCTATACCTCCAACAACAGGCTCTTTTTCTAAAACTTCTACTTCAAAATCATCTTTTAAAAGCCTTGCAATAGATAATCCAGAAATTCCAGCTCCTAAAACTCCAATTTTCATCTTATACTCCTAAATTTAATTAATAAATACAAATCATTTATTTAATGATTCATATACCATTGACACATTGCTTCTAATCCTTTTTCTAATGAAATTCCACTTTCAAAGCCAAGTTTATTAAATTTTTTTCTACTCATACTTTTATATAATGTTCCATCATTGGAATCCACCTCCTTTTCAAAAATTAACTCTCCCTTATATCCTATAAACTTTGCCATTAATAAAGAAAGCTCTTTAATGCTAACGGGGGATTCGTTAGCGAAATTCACAAAAGAGCTTAATAAATTTCCGCCTTCATCATATTCACACAATGCCTTAAAATCCACATTATTTGCTAAGTAAATACAAAAATTCGCAAGATCTCTTGCATTTGCAAACTCCCTAGCAGCCTTTCCTGTGCCAATCATCTTTATATAATCTTTAAAGATTCCATATTTTTCACAAAATTGAATTGCGTCTTGCTGGTTAAGGTTTAAATCCATACATAAAGCTTCAAAATTGTTTTCATTTAAATGTTTTGCCAAGAAAATTTTTCTAAAAATTCCAGCTTGCACATGGGAATCTTCTATATCAAAATTATCATTTTCTCCATAAATGCTAGTTGGAGCAACACATAAAAAATTAGTTCCTTTCTCTAAGTTTAAATATTCACACAATTTAATTCCAGCCACCTTGCTAATCGCATAGCTTTCATTGTTTGGCTGAAAAGATCCGCTTAACATATATTTTTCCTCCAATGGCAAAGGAGCATCTTTAGGATAAACACACGCAGAAGCAAGATAAATTAGCTTCTTAACATTAAATTCTGCCGCACAATAAATCACATTATTTTGCATCATCAAATTGTTATATAAAAATTCAGCAGGATATTTTCTCTGCTTAATAAAGCCACCTACAAATGCTGCACAAAAAAACACATATTCTGGCTTTTCTTTTGCAAAAAACTCTTGCACTACTTTTTGATTGATTAAATCAAGCTCTTTATGTGTTTTATAGATAAGATTTGTATAGCCTTGCTTTTGAAGCTCTTGCAAGATTGCACTCCCTACAAGCCCTCTATGCCCTGCTACATAAATTTTAGAATCTTTTTGCATTTAAAACCCTTTTGTATGATCTTGTGTCATAGCTTCAATATCTCTATTTGATAAAATAGGATTTTCAACTCCCCAATCAATGCCTATGCGTGGATCATTCCAAGCAAAAGTGAATTGATCCTTTGCATCCATATACTCACCGTCATAAGCCAATTTATAACAATACATAGAATCGCATTTTGAGCTGACATATTGCGCATTACCAAAATATGGGGGGATTAAAATTAATTTTTGATTATCAGAATTAATTATAAACTTTTCCCATTTTAAATATGTTGGAGAATCCTTTCTGCAATCCACCACAACTTGATAAATCTCTCCCGTTATACAAGTTACAAGCTTCCAAGACTTATGATCTCCGTGTATCCCTCGCAATACATTAGGTTTAGATAGAGTAAATTTATCAAGCACAAATTCTAAGCCATTAGGCAAAAGATGACCAATGGCATCTTTGGAATAACTTGACCAAATCTCCCCTCTTAAATCTTGAAATTTGTTAGGGGTAATAATATAAATGCCTTTTAGCTTTTTAGATTCCTTAATATCAAATTCTATTGCCATCCCTTCCCCCTTATGCAGCTTTTGTTGTATAAACAGGAGAAATAGCTCTAGAACTTTTAAAGGCAACTAGGTTATGCCCCCCCCCCCCGACTACTAGATTCTAATCCTTGTGTTAAATACCATTGATACATCATTTTGATTCCTTGTTCTAAATTGATTTTATGTTTCCAGCCTAAACTTTCAAGCTTTGAGCCAGAAGTTAGCTTATGCATTGCCCCATCAGGACGCCTATCATTAAAGGTAAGCCTACCTTTAAAGCCCACAATCTTCTGAATTAATTCCGCAAGTTCTTTAATGCTAATATTTGCATTTGGAGCGACATTAATGTGTGTATTTTGCACCTTTGCTTCACTCTTATGCAAATCTTTAAAATCTATATTGCGCATTATAAATAAACAAGCACTTGCTAAATCATCACTATGAATAAACTCTCTCGTTGGTTTACCGCTACCCCAAATCTCTACTGCATCTGCAGAAACTCCAAAGCTAGCAAGATAATCTTTTGCTTTCTTAAAATCTGTCATCTTTAAATCAGCCAAAATCTCATTGCTTCTACCCTCTCTTAAAAGATTCGCCAAATGCATTTTACGCAAAACAGCTGGTAAAACATGGGAATTTTCAAGATTAAAATTATCGTTATTACCATAAAGATTCGTTGGAACAATAGATAGAAAATTAGTATGATTTTGGAGATTGTAACTTTCACACATCACAAGTCCCGCAATTTTAGCAATTGCATAAGGCTTATGAGAATATTCCAAATCACCTTTTAGCATTTGATCTTCATCAGTGGGCATAATTGCATTTTTGGGATAAATAGCAGTCGAAGCGATAAAGACAAGCTTCTTAACTCCACTAAGATAAGCATTATGAATCACATTGCACTCTATCATTAAATTCTGATAGATAAAGTCTGCCCTGAAAGTATTATTTGCTGCAATTCCCCCCGCTTTTGCTGCACAAAAAAACACATATTCTGGCTTTTCTTTTGCAAAAAACTCTTGCACTACTTTTTGATTGATTAAATCAAGCTCTTTATGTGTTTTATAGATAAGATTTGTATAGCCTTGCTTTTGAAGCTCTTGCAAGATTGCACTCCCTACAAGCCCTCTATGCCCTGCTACATAAATTTTAGAATCTTTTTGCATTTAAAACCCTTTTGTATGATCTTGTGTCATAGCTTCAATATCTCTATTTGATAAAATAGGATTTTCAACTCCCCAATCAATGCCTATGCGTGGATCATTCCAAGCAAAAGTGAATTGTTCATCAGCATCAACATACTCCCCCAAATAAGCACATTTATAGTAATAAACTGCGCTTTTGCTCCTCACACAATGCGCATTTCCAAATCCCGCTGGCACTAAAATAATTTGTTGATTTTCTTGATTAATTGTAAATTTCTCCCATTGAAGATATGTTGGAGAATCCTTTCTGCAATCCACCACAACTTGATGAATCTCGCCATAAACACAAGTTGCAAACTTATATGTTTTTAAATCTCCGTGGATTCCACGAATCACATTGTGATGAGAGTAAATAAATTTATCGTGAATAAATCTCAAGCCACTTGGCAAAAGTTTATCAATCTTTTCGCTAGTAAATGCAGTCCAAATCTCTCCTCTTAAATCTTGAAATTTGCTTGGGGTAATAATATAAACGCCTTTTAGCTTTTTAGATTCCTTAATATCAAATTCTATTGCCATACTCTCCCCCTTATGCAGCTTTTGTTGTATAAGCAAGATTTTGTAAGCAAGAGATTTGAGAAGGATTAAGTTTTAAATGTGATGTATTGTTTTTTATAGAAGAAGCTAAATAAATAGTAAAAATAATAGAAGTAGCATTAAAATCTTTAATGCTACTAAAGGCAACTAGATTATGCCCCCCCCCCCGCCGATAACTTTGGCAAATAATTTAATAGAATCAGAAATATCCACTTGATGATTCCCTACAAAAAATCCTTTTTCTTGAAGATACTTTGCATTTTTAAGCTCTTTGTGGATTGTGTAGTCAAAATATTTTATCACCTCATTTTGTGTGAAATCCCCTGTGGCAATAGGGCGATATTCAATATTATTTTTTTCTAGCTTTTGGATAATTTCATTTCTTTGTATTTTAGAATCAGGACGAATAATTAAGGAAAAACCAAACCAAGAACTAGAACCGATTTCTTTTTGTATGATAAAATCAGGGTGATTTGCAAAATAACTACAAAATAGTTTTGCATTTTCTCTGCGATGCTTTAGAAAATCTGGAAGTTTTTTAAGCTGCTCTATTCCTATTGCACCGCTCATTTCAACAGGACGCACATTATAGCCGGGCAATACAAATCTAAAAGACTCACTAAACCAATCATCACTCTTTTTGGCTACCAAATTATCCTTTGGCAAATTTCTAGTCCAGCCGTGCGCCCTTAAACACAATAAAATATGATAGAGCTCCTCATCATCAGTTACAACAAACCCCCCTTCCATCGTTGCCATATGATGAGAATAAAAGGTGGAAAATGTCCCCATAACCCCAAATGTTCCAGCTTGCTTACCTTTGTATTCTGCACCCATAGATTCACAATTATCCTCCAACAAAATAATATCCCTGTTAGAAATCATTGCCTTAATAGCATCAAAGTCATTAGGATTTCCTAGCAAATTCACACACATTATCATTTTTGTAGAATCTGTAATAGCAGTTTTTAAAGCTTCTAAATCATAATTAAGCGTCTCCAAATCAATATCTACAAATTTAAGCTTCAATCCATACTGATAAAGTGGATAATAAGTGGTACTCCAAGAAACAGCTGGCACAATCACCTCATCACCCCTTTTTAATCGTGGAGTCTTTGTATAAAATAATGCTGCTGTGGCAATTAAGTTTGCTGTTGAACCTGAGCTTGTCATTACAGCATACTTAGATCCTACAAACCTAGCAAAATCTTTTTCAAACCCTGCAACCTTCTTACCCATTGTAAATATATCACTTTTGATAACTTCTTGAATTGCTTGTAACTCTTTTTCATCCCAAGTAGATGAGGCTAAAGTATATCTAGTTTTTACATCATCGGTCTGCGATTTCTTCATTTCTTTAATTTTTTTAGCCAAATCTATAGATCTCTTGATGCATATATCCATATTATAATATTCCCACTCACCAAAACGCCCGTGAGAAATAATGCCCAAGGAATCCAAATATTTTATTGCCTTTTCTTTAGAGTCTTTGTAATTCAAATCAAACAAAACATAAGCATGATCGGTAATATTATGTCCGACAATTCTTTTTAAGAATGGAAGTTTTTTAATCTCCTTTTCAAAATATTCTATAGAATGACTTCCCAAGCTTTCAGCAAGGCAATAGTTCCTATTGGGCGTAAAAAAGGTCCCCATATTTATAGTTCTATGAATACCTATATCGCAATCCGGTATATATGCCCAGGTAAAATCCACACTTCCATCAGTCTCACACAACACATTTGAAATTCTATTAAATTTCAAGTTTCTAAAATATTTTTCTATTTCATATGGAATATCCTTTAATATATCAACTATTGCATCCAATGGAGTAGTATTAATAATCACATCATACTCTCTCTCTCCATTTATAACCCACTTTTTTGCATTTTTCTCTATGCTTTTTATAGGATAATTTAAAATGATATTTACTCCATTCCCAATTGCTTCTATAAAGGTATTCTGATTGTTAGTCTTTGGGTAGTAATATCCACTTGCTTCAACCATACCATCTACACCTTTTCCACTTACCAAAGATTTATAAAAATTTTCCTTAGTGGGTATAGGAAGCTTCATTTGTTTATCATCTATAGTCCAAACGCTATCCATATTTTTGGGTTCAATACCCCAAATTTTAGTATTATAAGGTATAAAATACTCTCTTGCTAAAGTTGGTCCAAAATGATTTATGAACCATTCTTCTAGATTTTTTCCTTTTTCATAAGATGCATTAAGCATTTCTTTAGTAATTAAAAAGGCTAGTTCTGTATCAAACTTATCGATCTCTAAAACAGAGTTTTCTATAGGATTGCCAATCCAATGTCCTTTAAATAATATTTTTGCATTTTTGACATAAGAATTCCATTTATTCTTCTCTAAAACACTAGAAAAAACAAACTCTTTTACATCTTCATACCTTGATGCAAAGCAATGTCCTCCATTTACATGATATGCTACCCCATCAACATCTTTGGTTCTAGCTATGCCTCCAACAACAGGCTCTTTTTCTAAAACTTCTACTTCAAAATCATCTTTTAAAAGCCTTGCAATAGATAATCCAGAAATCCCAGCTCCTAAAACTCCAATTTTCATTTCTATATCCTTTAAAATTTATACATTATTATATCATAACTAATGTTCGTCACCTATTTCTAATCGTTCCTAGCTCAAACAAAAACTTGATATATCCTCCCCTCCACCAAGTCCTATTTGCTTCAATCAAAGCCTCTCCAAGCCTATAAGAAAGATGATTTTTATATTTCAATGCTTCTTTATAATCCGCATAAGATTCTAAAGGAGGCAATTTCAAAGAAGGATTTTTTTTAATTTTTTCTTGATAAGCTTTTTTTTCTTGTTTGTATTTATAAACAATACATAATAATTCATAGGGCATTCTCATATAACCAGATAGAGATTTAGAGTTTAGTATCATTTCTTGTCCTAATCTGTAGGAAAGCTGATTTTGGATTCTAACTTTAGCAGAAGGTGTGCTATTTTTATGAGAAGATTTGGCTTTAGAGAATTGTTCTAGTTTAGTCAGAGAAAGCTGTTTTGGATCTTTTGCCTGTTTCATTGGTTTTGACAATAAAGCCTTGATATCTTTTTGATAAGATAAAAATTGTTGATTGTCAGGCTCTGCTTTTAAAGAATCATCAATAAATTTCAAAGCATCATCTAAATGCTTTCTACAAACAGAGATTTTTGCTGCCATATAGCTGATATAGGGATATTTCGCACTAGCAAACTTTAAATACCTATCCCTCAAAGGATCATAAATAGGAAAAGCCCATTTATTCATCACATTATGTAATCCCCAAATCGCTTCAAAAAAATGCTCTCTATTTAGACACTCTGTTTTCAAATAAACATCTGCTGTTTTTAAATCCCTTTTTGCAAATAGCAAATCTACCATAGCAACTCTATAAAAATCATTTTCAGAATCTTCCTGCATCGCCTTAGATAACCATTGATATGCAACATCAAGCGGCTTATTAAGCTTTTTTGCAAAAGCATAAAGTCTATAATAACAATACGCTCTATGTAAATTTCCAATCTCTAAGCAATGAATATTCTTTTGAATAATATTATAAAGTTCTTCATCGCTATAAATATCATAAAACGAACAAACAAGTTCTCTCCCAGCAATCATACTTGCCGTATTTGAAAATACAGAAGAACCCGTAGAATAAATTTTTTTTGCCTTGCTTAAAAAATTCATATCAAAAAATGCTCTTTCTTGATTTGTATAATTGTAACGCCCTTCAATAAGAGAATCCACTGAATAAATTTGAATATCTTTATTAGGTTTAATCTGATTTAAATAATCTTCTAAAATCCGATTAGACTTGAAATCTTGCCCAATAATAACGATATGATTTCTCTCCCACTCCATCTTTGCAATCTCAATTGCAACCTCATAGGGAAAATGCTTAGTATGCATCCATAATTCTGGTGCGATTCTAAATTCTCCAAGAACCACTTCCCCCCCCCTTAAATGCATTATCACAAAATCATTAGCAATAATGTCACTACAAATATATTCCACTTCTTGAATCATTTGCGCACACCTATCTGACCACTGAATACTTTCGTAGCATTTTTTTAAATCTTTTAAAGCCTCTTCTGGCACAAGATCACGCATACATTTATGAGGACCCACTTTGCCTGTAAAGGCACCCCATTTATGTCTTAGAAAGCTACTCTTAGAATCTTTAAAAGATAGATTCACAATATCATTTCCATGGGAGCGATATTTTGAAGAAATCAGATGTTTCTGCAAAAATTCTTTTGAAAAAATCTTCT
The Helicobacter winghamensis ATCC BAA-430 DNA segment above includes these coding regions:
- a CDS encoding NAD-dependent epimerase/dehydratase family protein, which codes for MQKDSKIYVAGHRGLVGSAILQELQKQGYTNLIYKTHKELDLINQKVVQEFFAKEKPEYVFFCAAFVGGFIKQRKYPAEFLYNNLMMQNNVIYCAAEFNVKKLIYLASACVYPKDAPLPLEEKYMLSGSFQPNNESYAISKVAGIKLCEYLNLEKGTNFLCVAPTSIYGENDNFDIEDSHVQAGIFRKIFLAKHLNENNFEALCMDLNLNQQDAIQFCEKYGIFKDYIKMIGTGKAAREFANARDLANFCIYLANNVDFKALCEYDEGGNLLSSFVNFANESPVSIKELSLLMAKFIGYKGELIFEKEVDSNDGTLYKSMSRKKFNKLGFESGISLEKGLEAMCQWYMNH
- a CDS encoding dTDP-4-dehydrorhamnose 3,5-epimerase family protein yields the protein MAIEFDIKESKKLKGVYIITPSKFQDLRGEIWTAFTSEKIDKLLPSGLRFIHDKFIYSHHNVIRGIHGDLKTYKFATCVYGEIHQVVVDCRKDSPTYLQWEKFTINQENQQIILVPAGFGNAHCVRSKSAVYYYKCAYLGEYVDADEQFTFAWNDPRIGIDWGVENPILSNRDIEAMTQDHTKGF
- a CDS encoding protoporphyrinogen/coproporphyrinogen oxidase, whose protein sequence is MKIGVLGAGISGLSIARLLKDDFEVEVLEKEPVVGGIARTKDVDGMTYHVNGGHCFDSKYEDVKEFVFNKVLSKTEWNGIKRETRIYFRGKWISYPIEFSVKQINDIDSKLAFDITYEMLNASYEKGKNLEEWFINHFGPTLAREYFIPYNTKIWGIEPKNMDSVWTIDDKQMKLPVPDKVRFFESLFGNVNDGMAHQHFYYPKTNNQNTFIEAIGNGVNIILNYPIKSIEKNAKKWVINGEREYDVIINTTPLDLFVGLLGDVANDAKEYFKKLKYNKVSNALWETDGSLDVTWAYIPIPEIGIHRLSNTGFVVTPKKNYCVTESIGVRSVDYFEKEGKKLPFLKRIVGHNITDHAYVLFDLNYKDSKEKAIKYLDSLGIISHGRFGEWEYYNMDICIKRSIDLAKKIKEKYL
- a CDS encoding DegT/DnrJ/EryC1/StrS family aminotransferase, whose translation is MKKSQTDDVKTRYTLASSTWDEKELQAIQEVIKSDIFTMGKKVAGFEKDFARFVGSKYAVMTSSGSTANLIATAALFYTKTPRLKRGDEVIVPAVSWSTTYYPLYQYGLKLKFVDIDLETLNYDLEALKTAITDSTKMIMCVNLLGNPNDFDAIKAMISNRDIILLEDNCESMGAEYKGKQAGTFGVMGTFSTFYSHHMATMEGGFVVTDDEELYHILLCLRAHGWTRNLPKDNLVAKKSDDWFSESFRFVLPGYNVRPVEMSGAIGIEQLKKLPDFLKHRRENAKLFCSYFANHPDFIIQKEIGSSSWFGFSLIIRPDSKIQRNEIIQKLEKNNIEYRPIATGDFTQNEVIKYFDYTIHKELKNAKYLQEKGFFVGNHQVDISDSIKLFAKVIGGGGGII
- a CDS encoding GDP-mannose 4,6-dehydratase; its protein translation is MKTALITGFTGQVGSQMADYLLEHTNYEVIGMMRWQEPMDNIYHLSDRINKKDRISVFYADLNDYSSIQKLFESKKPDVVFHLAAQSYPKTSFDIPIETLQTNIIGTANILENIRNLRDKDSYDPVVHICSSSEVYGRAKVGVKLNEETTFHGASPYSISKIGTDYLGRFYGEAYGIRTFVTRMGTHSGPRRSDVFFESTVAKQIALIEAGFQEPVIKVGNLSSVRTFQDCRDAIRAYYLLSLESEKGNVPCGEAFNIAGEEAFKLPEVIEILLGFSTRKDIEIKQDEERMRPIDADYQMFDNTKIKSFINWKPEIPARKMFEDLLNHWRDEISRGRIPLNR
- a CDS encoding GDP-L-fucose synthase family protein, producing the protein MQKDSKIYVAGHRGLVGSAILQELQKQGYTNLIYKTHKELDLINQKVVQEFFAKEKPEYVFFCAAKAGGIAANNTFRADFIYQNLMIECNVIHNAYLSGVKKLVFIASTAIYPKNAIMPTDEDQMLKGDLEYSHKPYAIAKIAGLVMCESYNLQNHTNFLSIVPTNLYGNNDNFNLENSHVLPAVLRKMHLANLLREGRSNEILADLKMTDFKKAKDYLASFGVSADAVEIWGSGKPTREFIHSDDLASACLFIMRNIDFKDLHKSEAKVQNTHINVAPNANISIKELAELIQKIVGFKGRLTFNDRRPDGAMHKLTSGSKLESLGWKHKINLEQGIKMMYQWYLTQGLESSSRGGGA
- the hddA gene encoding D-glycero-D-manno-heptose 7-phosphate kinase, producing MKIVRSQAPLRLGLAGGGTDIDLYCEKYGGYVLNATISMYIRCTIKERDDGKIVFDSPDTNCLVEYESAESLALDGMLDLYKCIYNRLVRDFIKKPLSFSLHTYSDAPSGSGLGGSSTLVVAIIAAFVEWLHLPLGEYDVAKLAFEIEREEMGIVGGAQDQYAATFGGFNFMEFYGDKRVIVNPLRVKNWIVSELESQVVLYFTNITREAKDIESHKKGKLQGGKSLEAMHQIKQDASDMKEALLKGDFKNIARILGKSWESKKVISEIVSNDEVDRIYRLAMDSGAYSGKISGAGAGGFMFFMVDPIRKYNLVKKLNTEGGGGYVAEFNFVKEGVKSWTI
- a CDS encoding dTDP-4-dehydrorhamnose 3,5-epimerase family protein — protein: MAIEFDIKESKKLKGIYIITPNKFQDLRGEIWSSYSKDAIGHLLPNGLEFVLDKFTLSKPNVLRGIHGDHKSWKLVTCITGEIYQVVVDCRKDSPTYLKWEKFIINSDNQKLILIPPYFGNAQYVSSKCDSMYCYKLAYDGEYMDAKDQFTFAWNDPRIGIDWGVENPILSNRDIEAMTQDHTKGF